The following proteins come from a genomic window of Methanocella conradii HZ254:
- a CDS encoding RNA-guided pseudouridylation complex pseudouridine synthase subunit Cbf5 → MMLPGEQKRELLVKAECQHKGYGKDPYKRSIAELLDEGVINLDKPYGPTSHEVTAWVKNILHIKRAGHSGTLDPHVTGVLPIMLGDATRLVRVLLLSGKEYVCVMRLHADLPEERVRAILEEFTGVIYQRPPLVSAVKRQLRKRTIYYIDFLEMRGRDVLFKVGCEAGTYIRKLCHDVGEALGVGAHMYELRRTKSGPFKEDETLITLHDLTDAYYYYTQGDEAPLRKIILPMEYALRNMPRIIVKDSAVGALAEGAPLFVQGVCKVDTGIRQGDTVAVFTHMGEVVSIGTARMSTEELMAAKEGQALDTLCVMMKPGVYPPEWKKKLK, encoded by the coding sequence ATGATGCTGCCAGGAGAGCAAAAGAGGGAGCTGCTCGTAAAGGCGGAGTGCCAGCATAAGGGCTATGGAAAGGACCCTTATAAGCGGAGCATTGCGGAATTGCTTGATGAGGGCGTCATAAACCTGGATAAGCCCTACGGCCCAACCAGCCACGAGGTCACCGCATGGGTCAAGAATATTTTGCACATCAAGAGGGCGGGGCATAGCGGCACGCTGGACCCTCATGTGACTGGCGTTTTGCCGATAATGCTGGGCGATGCCACCAGGCTGGTCAGGGTTTTGCTGTTATCGGGAAAAGAGTATGTGTGCGTGATGCGGCTTCATGCGGACTTGCCCGAGGAGAGGGTAAGGGCCATCCTGGAGGAGTTCACGGGCGTCATCTATCAGAGGCCGCCGCTGGTGAGCGCCGTAAAGAGGCAGCTTCGTAAGCGCACTATATATTATATCGATTTTCTGGAGATGCGCGGCCGTGACGTCTTATTCAAGGTTGGCTGTGAGGCCGGCACATACATAAGAAAGCTGTGCCACGACGTGGGAGAAGCCCTGGGCGTGGGCGCTCACATGTACGAGCTTAGGCGCACCAAATCGGGGCCTTTCAAGGAGGACGAGACGCTCATAACGCTTCATGACCTCACTGACGCCTATTACTACTATACCCAGGGCGACGAGGCCCCCTTGCGAAAGATCATCTTGCCCATGGAGTACGCCTTGAGGAATATGCCCAGGATAATCGTAAAAGATTCCGCCGTAGGCGCCCTCGCTGAGGGCGCCCCCCTGTTCGTGCAGGGCGTCTGTAAGGTTGACACTGGCATAAGGCAGGGTGACACTGTGGCGGTCTTCACGCATATGGGCGAAGTGGTCTCAATTGGCACCGCCAGGATGTCGACCGAGGAGTTGATGGCCGCAAAAGAGGGCCAGGCGCTGGATACGCTGTGCGTCATGATGAAGCCGGGCGTCTACCCGCCGGAGTGGAAGAAAAAACTTAAATGA
- a CDS encoding TIGR00153 family protein, whose protein sequence is MMDPLKSLLGLIAKSPFKPLSEHAEKVRITVWKMSDAVNAYVEGDKARVDALYHEISSLEHDADNVKHEIRQNLPSSNIMPVDRADTLSYLKQQDDVANSAENVAEMLTIKMVDMPPAVKDVILRLNAEVLKTVEEHVSASNKIITVLDTAFSPEKVREAQELINKVDTQKHTVDVTKLEAMRSIYDNEDKLGPVGVYHLLTLVKELGWVAEHAESSSNRLRLMIARK, encoded by the coding sequence ATGATGGACCCGCTAAAATCCCTGCTAGGCCTTATTGCGAAGTCGCCGTTCAAGCCACTGAGCGAGCACGCAGAAAAGGTGAGGATCACCGTATGGAAGATGAGCGACGCCGTGAACGCGTACGTCGAGGGGGATAAAGCCAGGGTGGATGCGCTATACCACGAGATAAGCTCGCTGGAGCACGACGCCGACAACGTGAAGCACGAGATAAGGCAGAACCTGCCCTCCTCTAACATAATGCCCGTGGACAGGGCTGACACGCTGTCATACCTGAAACAGCAGGACGACGTGGCTAACAGCGCAGAGAACGTGGCCGAGATGCTCACGATTAAGATGGTGGACATGCCGCCAGCAGTCAAGGATGTCATCCTAAGGCTAAACGCCGAGGTGCTGAAGACCGTCGAGGAGCACGTATCGGCCTCGAATAAGATAATCACCGTGCTGGACACGGCCTTTTCGCCGGAGAAGGTAAGGGAGGCGCAGGAGCTCATCAACAAGGTGGACACCCAGAAGCACACGGTGGACGTGACGAAGCTGGAGGCCATGAGGTCTATCTACGATAACGAGGATAAGCTGGGCCCTGTTGGCGTATACCATCTTCTGACATTGGTAAAGGAGCTTGGCTGGGTGGCCGAGCATGCCGAGAGCTCTTCGAATAGGCTGAGGCTGATGATCGCCAGGAAATAA
- a CDS encoding isocitrate/isopropylmalate dehydrogenase family protein, whose protein sequence is MAKKVVVIKGDGVGPELTGLMMKAVKAAGSNVEFIECEAGAGWWEKHGGSSLIPEETWKALSESDACFKGPTTTPGGAGSPKSVAVSIRQKFDLYANVRPIKSYKGLPAPLGEVDFVCVREGTEGLYIGEEIQLTNDVFIAIRKITRPACRRVAKYAFEEAMRRGWKSVVAIHKSNILKKTDGAFLEECGKVKADYPGIELEEYHVDNVAQQLVKNPAIYNKKVLLSTNLFMDILSEECSALVGSIGLIYSANIGDGYAMFEPAHGSAPKYAGMDKVNPVATVLAGAWMLDYLGEKIQSQAIFEATEKVIAEKRHVTYDMGGSARSSEMVDAIIRNL, encoded by the coding sequence ATGGCAAAGAAGGTTGTAGTCATCAAGGGGGACGGCGTGGGCCCTGAATTGACCGGGCTTATGATGAAAGCTGTGAAGGCGGCAGGCTCGAATGTAGAGTTTATCGAGTGCGAGGCTGGCGCCGGATGGTGGGAGAAGCACGGCGGAAGCTCGCTCATCCCGGAGGAGACATGGAAGGCGCTTTCTGAGAGCGATGCATGTTTCAAGGGGCCGACCACGACGCCCGGGGGCGCGGGCTCCCCGAAGAGCGTCGCCGTGTCGATAAGGCAGAAGTTCGATTTGTATGCGAACGTCCGGCCTATCAAGTCGTATAAGGGCTTGCCAGCCCCTCTGGGCGAGGTGGACTTCGTGTGCGTGCGGGAGGGCACCGAGGGCCTGTACATTGGAGAGGAGATTCAGCTTACTAATGATGTCTTTATCGCCATAAGAAAGATAACGAGGCCCGCCTGCAGGCGTGTGGCGAAGTATGCCTTCGAGGAGGCCATGCGAAGAGGCTGGAAGTCGGTCGTGGCCATCCACAAGAGCAATATCCTGAAGAAGACGGACGGCGCCTTTCTGGAAGAGTGCGGGAAGGTCAAGGCCGATTACCCGGGCATTGAGCTTGAGGAGTACCACGTCGATAATGTGGCCCAGCAGCTCGTGAAGAACCCGGCAATATACAATAAAAAGGTGCTGTTGTCCACTAACCTTTTCATGGATATCTTGAGCGAGGAGTGCTCGGCCCTAGTGGGGAGCATAGGCTTGATATATAGCGCGAACATTGGCGACGGCTATGCGATGTTCGAGCCGGCCCACGGGAGCGCCCCCAAGTATGCGGGCATGGACAAGGTCAACCCGGTGGCGACGGTGCTCGCGGGCGCCTGGATGCTTGACTATTTAGGCGAGAAGATACAGTCTCAGGCCATCTTTGAGGCCACCGAGAAGGTCATCGCCGAGAAGAGGCACGTCACTTATGACATGGGCGGCAGTGCCAGGTCGAGCGAGATGGTGGACGCTATAATAAGGAATCTTTAA
- a CDS encoding methanogenesis marker 2 protein produces MNLDRLAESLREYLGTTRKHTIKNIVGIFDEKGTNPSFGEDAAIIEHGDEALLLAADGIWDKLMRADPEWSGYCSVLVNVHDIAAMGGRPLGMVDVFSSNSDEITRKVLKGMKDGIDKFGVPVVGGHVHPDTPYAALDVAILGIAKKDCIIYSSTARPGDDIVLAIDLDGRVHPSCDLNWDSTYLKDASIVRWQVASMVELAEKKLLTAGKDVSNPGIIGTLGMLLEVSGVGADVYLDLMPKPDGVTMDHWLKMYPGMGFIVTCKPENTDKVIGVYNDHKLNASKIGKVVPARRLDLVRGTERATVFDFTKHEITGLGPARGRCNSL; encoded by the coding sequence ATGAACCTTGACAGGCTTGCGGAGTCCCTTAGAGAGTACCTTGGGACCACACGCAAGCATACCATAAAGAACATTGTTGGTATATTCGATGAGAAGGGGACCAACCCATCTTTCGGCGAGGACGCGGCTATAATCGAGCACGGCGATGAGGCGCTTCTTCTGGCAGCCGATGGCATATGGGACAAGCTCATGAGGGCAGACCCGGAGTGGTCAGGGTACTGTTCTGTGCTTGTTAACGTGCACGACATAGCTGCGATGGGGGGCAGGCCGCTCGGCATGGTGGACGTGTTTTCCTCAAATTCGGATGAGATAACGCGTAAGGTATTGAAGGGGATGAAGGATGGCATCGACAAGTTTGGGGTGCCGGTCGTCGGAGGCCACGTACATCCTGATACGCCATATGCGGCACTTGACGTCGCCATACTGGGCATAGCAAAGAAGGACTGCATCATTTATAGTAGTACTGCGAGGCCAGGAGACGACATAGTGCTCGCAATAGACCTTGATGGCAGGGTTCACCCGTCCTGCGACCTAAACTGGGACTCCACCTACCTGAAGGATGCAAGCATAGTAAGGTGGCAGGTCGCCTCAATGGTGGAGCTCGCCGAGAAGAAGCTATTGACCGCGGGAAAGGACGTGAGCAACCCGGGCATCATTGGAACCCTGGGCATGCTGCTCGAGGTCTCCGGCGTGGGCGCAGACGTTTACCTCGACCTCATGCCAAAGCCCGATGGCGTGACGATGGACCACTGGCTAAAGATGTACCCGGGCATGGGCTTCATAGTGACGTGTAAGCCCGAGAACACTGATAAGGTCATCGGGGTCTATAACGACCACAAGCTTAATGCTTCAAAGATAGGTAAAGTAGTCCCCGCCAGGCGCCTCGACCTGGTAAGGGGCACTGAGAGGGCCACGGTTTTCGACTTCACGAAGCACGAGATAACCGGGCTCGGCCCGGCCAGAGGCCGGTGCAATAGCCTTTAA
- a CDS encoding pyridoxal-phosphate-dependent aminotransferase family protein codes for MANEPLLMIPGPVMLHPRVLKAMSKQMINHRDKAFSEIYDECRSTLQYVLNTKNDTYVLTGSGSCAMEAAVSNLVKGDRVVSIVNGKFGERFRDIALRYGTVESLEFEWGTPIDLKKVEDALAKGAKVVTMVHNETSAGVKNPAEEVGRLARKYDALFVLDCITSAGGDLVEVDRWGVDIAVTGAQKCLGAPSGLSSVSVSRKAWDSMVKNPPYYMDLKKYKKSAEAERSETPYTPSITLFYGMLEAMRIIREETMEKRIARHRKGAEGVRAAMKALGLELYPVTDEHTVLSNTVTAVKLPGGVTDKDLRGTMKSDDGVAIAGGQDRLKGRIFRIPTMNAFTEADMARTLGSLENALIKLNALDKGKKNAGVEAFRKVFNG; via the coding sequence ATGGCAAACGAACCATTACTCATGATACCGGGGCCAGTCATGCTCCACCCTCGGGTTCTAAAGGCAATGTCGAAACAGATGATAAACCATAGGGACAAGGCATTCTCAGAGATCTATGATGAGTGCAGGAGCACGCTTCAATACGTTTTGAATACTAAGAATGATACATATGTGCTTACCGGATCGGGCTCGTGCGCCATGGAGGCGGCCGTCTCTAACCTGGTGAAGGGGGACAGGGTTGTCTCCATAGTGAATGGCAAGTTTGGCGAGCGGTTCAGGGACATAGCGCTAAGGTATGGCACCGTAGAAAGCCTGGAGTTCGAATGGGGCACGCCCATAGACTTAAAAAAGGTGGAGGATGCCCTGGCAAAGGGGGCAAAAGTTGTAACGATGGTGCATAATGAGACCTCTGCTGGCGTCAAGAACCCCGCCGAAGAGGTTGGGAGGCTCGCCAGGAAGTATGATGCGCTATTCGTGCTTGACTGTATAACTTCTGCGGGAGGCGACCTCGTCGAAGTAGACAGGTGGGGCGTGGACATAGCGGTTACGGGCGCCCAGAAGTGCCTCGGCGCCCCATCGGGGCTCTCGTCGGTGTCGGTAAGCAGGAAGGCGTGGGACTCGATGGTCAAGAATCCGCCCTACTATATGGACTTGAAGAAATACAAGAAGTCCGCGGAGGCCGAGAGGTCCGAGACGCCATATACGCCGTCTATTACCCTGTTTTATGGCATGCTGGAGGCAATGCGCATCATAAGGGAAGAGACCATGGAGAAGCGCATAGCACGCCACAGGAAGGGGGCGGAAGGCGTAAGGGCGGCCATGAAAGCCCTTGGCCTGGAGCTATACCCTGTCACGGATGAGCATACCGTGCTCTCCAATACGGTTACAGCAGTCAAGCTTCCAGGGGGAGTCACGGACAAGGACCTGCGCGGCACCATGAAGTCCGACGACGGCGTGGCAATAGCGGGCGGCCAGGACAGGCTTAAGGGCAGGATTTTCAGGATTCCGACTATGAACGCCTTCACCGAGGCGGACATGGCGAGGACGCTGGGCTCGCTGGAGAACGCCCTCATAAAGCTCAACGCGCTGGACAAGGGCAAAAAGAACGCTGGAGTAGAGGCTTTCAGAAAGGTATTTAATGGCTAA
- the ribC gene encoding riboflavin synthase, translating to MAKIGIADTTFARFDMGKAAIDELKKNCSAQIVRYTVPGIKDLPVACKKLFDEQHCDIVMALGMPGSKPVDKTCAHEASMGIIICQLMVNKHIIEVFVHEDEAPNERELAALMDRRAREHALNVVKLLFKPKMLEKEAGTGQRQGYEDVGPARI from the coding sequence ATGGCAAAAATCGGGATAGCGGATACCACGTTCGCCCGCTTCGACATGGGAAAGGCGGCCATCGACGAGCTGAAGAAGAACTGCTCGGCACAGATAGTGCGCTACACCGTGCCGGGCATCAAGGACCTCCCGGTGGCCTGTAAGAAGCTCTTCGACGAGCAGCATTGCGACATAGTGATGGCCCTGGGGATGCCCGGGAGCAAGCCGGTGGATAAGACCTGCGCCCACGAGGCGAGCATGGGCATCATCATTTGCCAGCTCATGGTCAATAAGCACATCATAGAGGTGTTCGTCCACGAGGACGAGGCGCCCAACGAGAGGGAGCTTGCGGCTCTCATGGACAGGAGGGCTAGGGAGCACGCCTTGAACGTCGTGAAGCTGCTGTTCAAGCCGAAGATGCTTGAGAAGGAGGCGGGCACTGGCCAGAGGCAGGGCTATGAGGACGTGGGGCCCGCCCGAATATAA